A stretch of DNA from Streptomyces rubradiris:
TCGAATTCTGGAGGTGTCCTTCGAGGACAGTCCCGGTGAACCGGGGGATTCCGGGAGCCATCGGTATTGGTTCGAGAATGACTCGGTGAGCATTTCCTTGTATGTCGACGACGGAGAGCCGGGCTGGGTGTTCGAGAAGGTTCCGGCGATGCTGACCGCCCGTTCCCGGTCCGAGTCCATCGAGACCTGGCAGCTGGCGGAGAAACTCTACGACCGCCTCGTCGCGACCGGGAGTTATCTGGTGGTGGTGTTCGCCGACGACGGCATGCCGGTCGACGCGAATCTCGACATCGGCGACAACTGGTGAAACCAGAGGCACGTACGGCGGACGGAGCGACGTTCCCCGTCAGCGCGATCAGGCACCATCGGGGCACTCCCGGAAGCAGGTTCAGGCGTCAGGGGTCAGAGCTCGCCACTCGACTGTGTGGTCGCACCAGCGCTTCAGGAGGGTGTGGTCGTGGCCGACCGCGAGCAGGCCGGCGCCGGTCGTGGCTCGGTAGCCCTCGACGACTGCGACCAGCGCGGCGGTGGTGGAGGCGTCGAGCATGGCGGTCATCTCGTCGCAGATCAGCCAGCGGGGGCGGAGCACGAGGGCGCGAGCCAGGCAGGCGCGTTGCAGCTGGCCGTCGCTGACTTCGTGCGGGCGTCTGGTCAGCAGGTCGGGGGTGAGGCCGACGGTCGCGGCCAGCTCGGGGACGCGTTCGGGTATCTCCTCACGACGGCCGGTGGCCCGGAGAGGCTCGGCGATCAGGTCGCTGAGCCGCAGCCGGGGATCGGCGGAGAGCCGGGGTTCCTGGAAGACGACGCCGAAAGCGGTGCGCTGTTCGCGGGGGGCCCGGTGGCGCCAGTGGCGTACGGGGGTGCCGTCGAGGAGCAGGGTTCCGGAGTAGGGGCGGTGCAGCAGGGCCGTGACCCGGGCGAGGGTGGATTTGCCGCAGCCGCTGGGGCCGAGCAGGCCGACGGCCTCACCGGGTGCGAGGGTCAGGGAGAAGTCCCGTACCACGGGAGCGCGTCGGTCGTAGCCGGCGGTGATGGCGCGCAGTTCAAGCACGGGCGTCCTCCGGGACGTGCGGGTGGTGGCAGGCGACCGCGTCCGTCATCGGCGGCTGGGCGGCGCAGGCGGGGGTGGCCCGGTCGCAGCGGGCGGCGAAGGCGCAGCCGTCGGGGAGGTCACCGAGTTCGGGGGGCATGCCGGGGATGGGGGTGAAGGCCCGTTCGGGGAGGGCTTGGAGGAGGCCGCGGCTGTAGGGGTGGCGGGGTCCGGAGGAGCCGAAGAAGCTGGTCGCGTCGGAGAGTTCGATGATGCGTCCCGCGTACATGACGGCGATCCGGTCGGCGACGCGTTCGGCCGCGGACAGATCGTGGGTGATCATCAGCAGGGCCCGGTCGGCGTCGTCGACGTGGCGGCGCAGTTCGTCGACCGTGTGGCGCACCAGGTCGCGGTCGAGTCCGGTGGTCGGTTCGTCGGCCAGCAGGAGAGGGGCTTCGCCGACCAGGGCGAGGGCGGTGGCGGCGCGCTGGGCGAGGCCGCCGGACAGTTCGTGCGGGTGGCGGTCGAGGTGGCCGGGCGGGAACGCGGCACGTCCGGCGGCCTCCTCGGCGGCGTCGCGCAGGGCGGCACGGCCTCGGACCCCCGTCAACGCGGCGATTGTCTCCTGCAGTTGGGAGCGAATGGTGCGTACGGGGGTCAGGTGCGCGGCCGGGCTCTGCGGGATCAGGCCGATCCTGCGGCCCCGTACCGTGCGGGCGAGGGTGCGCTCGTCGGCCGTGACCAGGTCGAGGTCGCCGAGGAGGGCCTCGCCGGTGGTCTGCGCGTTGGCGGGGAGCAGGCCGAGGAGGGCGGAGGCGAGGACGGACTTGCCGCAGCCGCTCTCACCGATCAGGGCCAGGCACTCCCCCGCCGCCACGTCGAAGTGCGCGTCGGTGACGGCGGCGACGCGGCGCCCGCCGGGCATGAGGAAGCGCACCGACAGGCCGCGCACCGACAGCACGGGTTCTCGCTCGGTCACAGCATCAGCTCCGATCGGCGGCGGGGGTTGATCCGTTCCCGCCAGGCCCCGGCGAGACCGGCGATGGCGAGGGTGGGGACGATGATGAACAGCCCGGGGAAGAGGGTCGGCCACCACTGGCCGGCCAGGAGCGAGCCCCGGGCGGTCTGGATGAGGGTGCCGAGACTCGCGGTGTGGGTGGGCAGGCCCAGTCCGAGGAAGGACAGGGCCGACTCGTGCCACATGGCGTGCGGGACCATCAGGACCGCGGAGAGGGCGGCCTGGGGCAGTACGGCGGGCAGCAGGTGCCGTACCGCCACCCGCCACCGGGACGCCCCCGCGGAGACGGCGGCGTCGATGTACGGGCGCGAGCGCAGCGAGAGGACCTCGGCGCGGACGATCCGGGCGGTCGACAGCCAGTGCGTGAGCGCGACCGAGACGACCACCGGCCAGACGCCCGGACGGAACAGGGCGACGATGAAGATGCCGAGCAGGAGGTGGGGCACGGAGGAGACCGTGTCGACCAGCCGCATGATGCCGCGGTCGGCCCAGCCGCCGAGCGCCGCGGCCGTGGCCCCGACGGCCGTCCCGATCACGGTCGCCGTCAAAGCCGCCACCACCCCGACGAGCAGGGACACCCGCAGGCCGTAGACGCAGCGCAGCAGCAGGTCACGCCCGACGTCGTCGGTGCCGAACGGGTGGGCCCAGGACGGCGGTAGCAGCTTCGACGCCAGGTCCACGGCCTGCTGGTCGAGCTGGACCAGCGGCGGTACGAGCAGCACCGCGAGGAGCGTCAGGGCGGTCAGCGTGGCGGAGGTGCGCACCCGGACGGTGCGGGTGGAGCGGCGGTTGGTGCCGTACGACCGCCACTTCCTCTCGACTGCGGCCTCAGCCATGGGAGTCACATTTCACTGAGCTTCACCCTCGGGTCGAAGAGTCCGTAGAGCAGGTCCGCGAGCAGGTTGCCGGCCAGGACGGCGGCGGTGGCCAGCGTGGTGAGGGCGGCCAGCAGCGGGAAGTCGACGGCGGTGGCCGCCTGCACCGTGGCCGCCGCGATGCCCGGCCAGCTGAAGACGCTCTCCACCAGCAGGGCGCCGGTGATGAGTTCGGGGACGCGGGAGCCGATCAGGGTGAGCACCGGCAGCAGCCCGGAACGCAGGGCGTGGCCGAGCAGCACGGTGCGTTCGTCCAGGCCCCTCGCGCGGGCGCCGCGTACCGGGTCCTCCGCCAGGGCGTCGCCGACGCCCTGGCGGACGTAGAGGGTGAACCAGGGCAGCTGCGAGACGGCGAGCACGCAGGCGGGCAGCACGATATGGCTCGCCACCTGGCCCGTGCTGACCTGTTCGCTGGCGGTGTCGGTCAGGCCGCCCGCCGGCAGGACGTCCAGTTGGAGTGCGAACAGCCAGATGGCGAGCAGGGCGATCCAGAAGACCGGTGCGGCCTCCAGGGCGTAGGCGAGCGAGGTGACGGTGCGGTCGAGCCAGGATCCGGGGCGGCGGGCCGCGAGGACGCCGAGCAGCGTGCCGGCCAGGACGGCGACGGCGAACGCGACCGCGCACAACAAGGCCGACCACGCCAGGCGTTCGGCGATGACCTGGGCCACCGGTTGGCGCATCACGCTGGACTGGCCGAGGTCGCCGGTGAGGGCGGAGGTCAGCCACCGCCACCAGCGTTCGGCGAAGGGCTGGTCGGCACCGAGGTTGGCCCGCAGCCGGTCCAGCGTCTCCTGGTCGGCGCCGAGTGCGGCGGTGCCGGCGTAGGCCTTGACGGGGTCGAAGGGGGAGGCGGCGGCGATCGCGAAGACGCCGAAGGTGACGACGAGGAGGACCGGGGCGGCGAACAGCGTCCGCCGCCCCGCCAGGCGGGCCATCGCTCCCCAGGGCAGCGGGTTCACTTCTTGGGCTGCCAGTCCTCGAGGTTCCACCAGGGGCCGCTGGCGAAGCCGTGCTCGTGCGGCTCCAGTTGCGTGGTCAGCCCCTGCCAGCGATCGGCGAGGACGTAGACGTGGTCGATGTGGGTGAGGAAGGTGTAGCCGGGGTCCTTCACGAGTTCGCGCTGGAGGGCCCGGTACGCCGTTTCGCGCGTGGCCTCGTCCTGGCCGCGGCGGCCGGTGTCGAGGGCGTGGTCGACGGCCGGGTTGTCGTAGTGGCCCATGTTGTTGAAGCCGTTCCCGGCGAGGGAGGAGTGCAGCATGGTGTAGAGGCCGAAGTCGGGGTCGCCGATGCTGCCGCCGGCCGCGAGGACCGCGGTGTTCTTCATCCGCGGCTCGATGACCTCCCAGGTGGCGCTCTCGACCTTCACGTCGATGCCGGCCTTCTTGGCGTCGGAGGCGTACGCGAGAGCGTGGTCCTGGCGGACCTTGTCGCCCGAGGGGTAGAGCAGGGTGAAGGCCGCCTTCTGACCGCCCTTGGCGCGGATGCCGTCCGCCCCCGGCTTCCAGCCCCCCTCGTCGAGGATGCGCTTGGCCTTCGCGAGGTCCTGGCCCCGTTCGATGCCCTTGGCGAACCAGGGGTCGTCGACGGGGAGCGGCCCGTAGGCCGGGCGGCCGGCACCGTCGAGGATCTTGTCGACCATGGCCTCGCGGTCGACGGCGGCGTCCAGGGCCCGGCGGATCGCGCGGTCGCCGGTGACCTTGCCGGCCGTGGGGAGGGTGACGGTGCGCAAGTCGTAGGACTTCGCTTCGTAGGTCTTCTTGTTCTCGTCGTCGTCGAAGGTGGCGGCGAGGTTGGGCGGGAGGATCGCACCGTCGAGGTCGCCGGAGCGCAGGCGGGTCGCGCGTACGTCGTCGTCCTCGACGATCGCCATGGTGACCGTCTTCACCTTCGGTGCGCCGCCCCAGTACGTGGGGTTGGCCTTGAAGGTGAGCTTCTCGCCCTTGCGCCAGTCGGCCAGGACGTACGGGCCGGTGCCGATCGGCTTGGTGTTGAAGGCGCCGGTGTTGGGGTCCTGCTTGCCGGCGATGTGCTCGGGGACGATCGGCAGGACCGTGCGGCCGGCGAAGGGCGCGTAGGGGTACTTGAGCGTGAAGACGACCTTGTCGTCGCCGTCCGCCCGCACCTCCTTGATGGCGTCCAGTTCGCTGCGGGAGGTGTTGTTGGTCTTGGTGTCGAGGATGGTCCGGTAGGTGAAGACCACGTCGGCGGAGGTGAGCGGCTCGCCGTCGCTGAACTCGACGCCCTCGCGCAGGGTGTAGGTGTACGTGAGGCCGCCGTCACCGACCTCGGGCAGTGCCTTGGCGAGCGCGGGTCTCAGTCTCAGGCCGGCGTCGCGGGTGAGGAGGCCGTCGAAGATCTTCGAGTTGCCGTCCTTGCCGTAGCCGAGCAGCGGGCTGAGGGTGTCCGGCTCCGAGGCCACCCCGATCACGACCGAGTCGGCGGGCCCACCGCCGCCTTCGCCGCCACCGGGCGCCGAGCACGCGGCTGCCCCACCGGCCAGTGCCGTGGCGACGGCGGCACCGCGTATCCATCGGGTCGTCATGAGCCCCCCCTGTTGCATGGAATTTGTTGTTGCATAGTAAGTGCAACTGAGGACTGCTGGTCCATCGGTCCACGCCGCACACCGTGACAGCGGCGGGGGCTCCCGCAGGCACGTCGCCTGCGGGAGCCCCCGCGTTGTGCCACCTGCCGGTGAAGGCCGAGAAGACGATCACGAGACAGGACGCTTCGCGCTGGTCTCAGGGCGTCTCGGAGGGCAGGGCGCCGCGCACCTCGCGGGCCGCCGCCACCAGGTTCTCGAGCGAGGCGCGCACCTCGGGCCAGGTGCGGGTCTTCAGGCCGCAGTCGGGGTTCACCCACAGCCGCTCGGCCGGAAGGGCCTCAAGGCCCGCGCGCAGGAGAG
This window harbors:
- a CDS encoding ABC transporter ATP-binding protein gives rise to the protein MLELRAITAGYDRRAPVVRDFSLTLAPGEAVGLLGPSGCGKSTLARVTALLHRPYSGTLLLDGTPVRHWRHRAPREQRTAFGVVFQEPRLSADPRLRLSDLIAEPLRATGRREEIPERVPELAATVGLTPDLLTRRPHEVSDGQLQRACLARALVLRPRWLICDEMTAMLDASTTAALVAVVEGYRATTGAGLLAVGHDHTLLKRWCDHTVEWRALTPDA
- a CDS encoding ABC transporter ATP-binding protein; translation: MTEREPVLSVRGLSVRFLMPGGRRVAAVTDAHFDVAAGECLALIGESGCGKSVLASALLGLLPANAQTTGEALLGDLDLVTADERTLARTVRGRRIGLIPQSPAAHLTPVRTIRSQLQETIAALTGVRGRAALRDAAEEAAGRAAFPPGHLDRHPHELSGGLAQRAATALALVGEAPLLLADEPTTGLDRDLVRHTVDELRRHVDDADRALLMITHDLSAAERVADRIAVMYAGRIIELSDATSFFGSSGPRHPYSRGLLQALPERAFTPIPGMPPELGDLPDGCAFAARCDRATPACAAQPPMTDAVACHHPHVPEDARA
- a CDS encoding ABC transporter permease, whose translation is MAEAAVERKWRSYGTNRRSTRTVRVRTSATLTALTLLAVLLVPPLVQLDQQAVDLASKLLPPSWAHPFGTDDVGRDLLLRCVYGLRVSLLVGVVAALTATVIGTAVGATAAALGGWADRGIMRLVDTVSSVPHLLLGIFIVALFRPGVWPVVVSVALTHWLSTARIVRAEVLSLRSRPYIDAAVSAGASRWRVAVRHLLPAVLPQAALSAVLMVPHAMWHESALSFLGLGLPTHTASLGTLIQTARGSLLAGQWWPTLFPGLFIIVPTLAIAGLAGAWRERINPRRRSELML
- a CDS encoding ABC transporter permease, which translates into the protein MARLAGRRTLFAAPVLLVVTFGVFAIAAASPFDPVKAYAGTAALGADQETLDRLRANLGADQPFAERWWRWLTSALTGDLGQSSVMRQPVAQVIAERLAWSALLCAVAFAVAVLAGTLLGVLAARRPGSWLDRTVTSLAYALEAAPVFWIALLAIWLFALQLDVLPAGGLTDTASEQVSTGQVASHIVLPACVLAVSQLPWFTLYVRQGVGDALAEDPVRGARARGLDERTVLLGHALRSGLLPVLTLIGSRVPELITGALLVESVFSWPGIAAATVQAATAVDFPLLAALTTLATAAVLAGNLLADLLYGLFDPRVKLSEM
- a CDS encoding ABC transporter substrate-binding protein; amino-acid sequence: MTTRWIRGAAVATALAGGAAACSAPGGGEGGGGPADSVVIGVASEPDTLSPLLGYGKDGNSKIFDGLLTRDAGLRLRPALAKALPEVGDGGLTYTYTLREGVEFSDGEPLTSADVVFTYRTILDTKTNNTSRSELDAIKEVRADGDDKVVFTLKYPYAPFAGRTVLPIVPEHIAGKQDPNTGAFNTKPIGTGPYVLADWRKGEKLTFKANPTYWGGAPKVKTVTMAIVEDDDVRATRLRSGDLDGAILPPNLAATFDDDENKKTYEAKSYDLRTVTLPTAGKVTGDRAIRRALDAAVDREAMVDKILDGAGRPAYGPLPVDDPWFAKGIERGQDLAKAKRILDEGGWKPGADGIRAKGGQKAAFTLLYPSGDKVRQDHALAYASDAKKAGIDVKVESATWEVIEPRMKNTAVLAAGGSIGDPDFGLYTMLHSSLAGNGFNNMGHYDNPAVDHALDTGRRGQDEATRETAYRALQRELVKDPGYTFLTHIDHVYVLADRWQGLTTQLEPHEHGFASGPWWNLEDWQPKK